From Bacteroidota bacterium, the proteins below share one genomic window:
- a CDS encoding PKD domain-containing protein yields the protein MRWRTFYLFVFFSATCNLFAQPNTIPGLRLWFEADSGIVIDLISGKVKMWNDISGNMNNLVQSDTSLQPEIIVNNSNLNTDSILKFNLKKLVSINNINISGDAAYSVFIVNKYDSIFSTNTGVLGWGQSAVPLGACGVLDYLNTDTAKYHVVYSGGNNAIFTQMDTNYNILSVLKTPGAINATNQMFKNGIQLPMQVGSSASNPNFTNTPLTVGQWTDYNNPAYRLIGDIAEIIIYDTALTSTQRQQVEQYLSNKYAPPVNLGNDTTIAYGFCPFILNAHKDWFTSYQWNTGQTTDSIMINSSGSYAVSVTNIFGFTSSDTIKVIYPGNFSPFPDTTICYGTSINWNTQLNKTGYTFLWQDGSTDSLIAITKAGTYSVQVSDTNGCTFYSSPIIISVDSFSYTTTLGKDTSICSGASIGLTVGASQAVNYLWSTGATSSSIVVTTSGTYSVTVQNNLGCTAKDTINVTIKGVKPVAAFSAPDVCSGDTTFFKDLSAATSPDSVSAWNWNFGDGNNSSLQNPPHTYTSSGTFSVTLTVFTDSGCVATFPDTIHVYANPIANFNFTTPACSGNPTYFIDGSSDSLGSITVWNWNFGDTKTGSGKNITHIYQSAGTYSVQLIVTSDKGCTDTVVKTVTVKSSPSASFTSTSVCAGSNTSFAGSSSDLNATYVWNFGDATPSGSGKNIQHPYASAGTYSVVLTVIGQNGCTTTDTGLAMVYNNPIPGFTILDSVCRNSPVHFSDASTVTNSTIASWNWLFNNGNPSSSSQQNPVVTYSATGTNVVSLTVTSAQGCSLTVANTVVVHPLPQPAFTFSPQYGSPPLVVNFTNTSTGGNSYLWNFGDNYQSGIVNPAHTYQDTGTYIIQLLASNQFGCEDSMRDTLYVVSPLLDVAVTAVSGLNQSNTLKIYATLLNAGTLFDTTIEISAWLDGGIPVHETWSGLLKQKNSIVYEFNSSFELGDNQKHSIVCVEVKNVNGKQDDVSSNNKKCAAITNEFTLLDPFPNPTSDEIYFLFVSPDASSVKAEIYDARGRLVENLFDGNAARGLNQIIYNTFKLDNGIYVLKLSGKEKVLMKKFMKR from the coding sequence ATGCGTTGGAGAACATTTTATCTGTTTGTATTTTTTTCTGCTACCTGCAATTTGTTTGCACAACCCAACACTATTCCGGGATTGCGTCTTTGGTTTGAGGCAGATAGTGGAATTGTAATTGACTTGATAAGTGGAAAGGTAAAAATGTGGAACGATATTAGCGGCAATATGAATAATCTTGTTCAGAGCGATACTTCTTTACAACCAGAAATAATAGTAAATAATTCTAATTTGAATACAGACAGTATTCTTAAATTTAATCTTAAAAAACTCGTTTCTATAAATAATATTAACATTTCTGGTGATGCTGCTTATAGTGTTTTCATAGTTAATAAATATGATTCTATTTTTTCCACCAATACAGGGGTTTTGGGATGGGGACAAAGTGCTGTTCCACTGGGGGCATGTGGTGTATTGGATTATTTGAATACCGATACCGCAAAATATCATGTTGTATACAGTGGAGGTAATAATGCAATATTTACTCAAATGGATACCAATTATAACATCCTATCTGTTTTAAAAACTCCTGGTGCCATTAATGCAACTAATCAAATGTTCAAAAATGGAATCCAACTCCCGATGCAAGTAGGTTCTTCTGCAAGTAATCCAAATTTTACAAATACGCCTTTGACAGTCGGACAATGGACTGACTATAATAATCCTGCTTACAGATTAATTGGCGATATTGCAGAAATAATAATTTATGATACTGCTTTAACTTCTACCCAGCGCCAGCAAGTCGAACAATATCTCTCCAACAAATATGCTCCTCCGGTAAATCTTGGAAATGATACTACAATTGCTTACGGCTTTTGCCCTTTTATACTAAACGCGCATAAAGATTGGTTCACTTCTTATCAATGGAATACAGGACAAACAACGGATTCAATAATGATTAATTCAAGCGGAAGTTATGCTGTAAGTGTTACAAATATATTTGGCTTTACTTCTTCTGATACTATTAAAGTAATTTACCCCGGTAACTTTTCTCCTTTTCCTGACACAACGATTTGCTACGGCACCTCTATCAATTGGAACACGCAATTAAATAAAACCGGATATACTTTTCTCTGGCAAGACGGTTCTACTGATTCTCTCATTGCAATTACAAAAGCGGGAACCTATTCTGTTCAGGTTTCAGATACGAATGGCTGCACATTTTATTCTTCTCCAATAATTATTTCTGTTGATTCATTCTCCTACACAACAACTCTGGGAAAAGACACTTCCATTTGTTCAGGCGCAAGCATTGGCTTGACAGTTGGCGCAAGCCAGGCGGTAAATTATTTATGGAGCACGGGAGCAACTTCATCTTCCATTGTTGTTACAACTTCGGGAACCTATTCTGTGACCGTGCAAAATAATTTAGGATGCACTGCAAAAGATACCATCAATGTAACTATAAAAGGAGTGAAACCCGTTGCTGCTTTCTCCGCGCCTGATGTTTGCTCGGGCGATACAACTTTTTTTAAGGATTTATCTGCTGCCACTTCTCCCGACAGCGTTTCAGCATGGAACTGGAACTTTGGCGATGGAAATAATTCCTCTCTGCAAAATCCCCCGCATACGTATACATCTTCGGGAACTTTTTCTGTAACGCTTACTGTTTTCACCGATTCGGGCTGCGTTGCAACTTTTCCGGATACTATTCATGTGTATGCAAATCCAATTGCTAATTTTAATTTCACCACGCCTGCCTGTTCCGGAAACCCAACCTATTTTATTGATGGGTCATCAGATTCTCTCGGAAGTATTACTGTGTGGAATTGGAATTTTGGCGATACTAAAACCGGTTCGGGGAAAAACATAACTCATATTTACCAAAGTGCCGGAACTTATTCCGTGCAATTAATTGTTACTTCCGACAAGGGCTGCACGGATACTGTTGTGAAAACAGTAACAGTTAAATCCTCGCCTTCGGCTTCTTTCACCTCCACCTCGGTTTGTGCGGGAAGCAATACTTCTTTTGCAGGAAGTTCTTCTGACCTGAATGCAACTTACGTTTGGAATTTCGGAGATGCCACGCCAAGCGGTTCGGGAAAAAATATTCAACATCCCTATGCATCTGCAGGAACGTATAGTGTTGTGCTCACCGTTATCGGACAAAACGGATGCACCACCACTGATACAGGACTTGCAATGGTTTACAACAATCCCATTCCGGGCTTCACCATTCTTGATTCTGTTTGCCGGAATTCTCCAGTGCATTTTTCTGATGCAAGCACGGTAACAAACAGCACCATTGCTTCGTGGAACTGGCTTTTCAATAATGGAAACCCTTCTTCTTCTTCACAGCAAAATCCGGTGGTTACCTATTCTGCAACGGGAACAAATGTTGTTTCGCTCACGGTTACTTCCGCGCAGGGATGTTCGCTTACGGTTGCAAACACGGTGGTGGTTCATCCGCTGCCCCAGCCGGCTTTCACTTTTTCTCCGCAGTACGGTTCGCCTCCGCTTGTCGTGAATTTCACGAACACTTCCACAGGAGGAAATTCCTATCTATGGAATTTCGGAGATAATTACCAGAGCGGAATTGTAAATCCTGCGCATACTTACCAGGACACCGGAACTTATATTATTCAACTCCTCGCATCGAATCAATTTGGCTGCGAAGATTCTATGCGCGATACGCTCTATGTGGTTTCGCCTTTGCTCGATGTGGCGGTAACGGCTGTGAGCGGATTGAATCAATCGAACACGCTGAAAATTTATGCAACGCTTCTCAATGCAGGAACGCTGTTTGACACCACCATTGAAATTTCTGCCTGGCTCGATGGCGGAATTCCTGTTCACGAAACATGGAGCGGCTTGTTGAAGCAGAAGAATTCCATCGTCTATGAATTTAATTCTTCGTTTGAATTGGGAGATAATCAGAAACACAGCATTGTTTGCGTGGAAGTGAAAAATGTGAACGGGAAACAGGATGATGTTTCTTCGAACAATAAAAAATGCGCTGCCATCACCAATGAATTTACATTGCTCGACCCGTTTCCCAATCCAACTTCCGATGAAATTTATTTTCTCTTCGTATCGCCCGATGCTTCTTCTGTGAAAGCGGAAATTTACGATGCGCGCGGGCGGCTGGTGGAAAATCTTTTTGACGGAAATGCCGCCAGAGGGTTGAACCAGATTATTTACAACACATTCAAACTTGATAACGGAATATACGTGCTGAAACTTTCCGGCAAGGAAAAAGTGCTAATGAAAAAATTTATGAAGCGATAA
- a CDS encoding 2OG-Fe(II) oxygenase produces the protein MADVMYIGNLLEKTQSYQEIYRNALPYPHIVLDNFFSEENLDLMLSEFPSSDSNWSLKWKLKEEHKSLSKGEEMFGVKTKEFMRYLNSEPILKFLEALTGISGLIPDPHFSGGGYHQIETGGFLKIHADFNKHRETKLDRRINFLIYLNKKWKEEYGGHFELWDREMKSCVKKILPIFGRVVIFSTSDYSYHGHPDPLKCPEGMTRKSLALYYYTNGRPAEEINTGLEDHDTLFKARPNEKYIKGKEGSVIKDIIRDCLPPILLKVIRKIKN, from the coding sequence ATGGCTGATGTTATGTATATTGGGAATCTTTTAGAAAAAACGCAAAGTTATCAAGAAATTTATAGGAATGCGTTACCTTATCCGCATATAGTTTTGGATAATTTTTTTTCAGAAGAAAACTTAGATTTAATGTTATCCGAATTTCCATCTTCTGATAGTAATTGGTCATTAAAATGGAAGTTAAAAGAAGAACATAAATCACTATCGAAAGGAGAAGAAATGTTTGGAGTTAAGACAAAAGAATTTATGCGGTATTTAAATTCTGAACCTATACTTAAATTTTTAGAAGCATTAACCGGAATTTCAGGATTAATACCCGATCCGCACTTTAGCGGAGGTGGATACCATCAAATTGAAACCGGAGGGTTTTTAAAGATTCATGCCGATTTTAATAAACATCGCGAAACCAAATTGGACAGAAGGATTAATTTTCTTATTTATTTAAATAAAAAATGGAAGGAAGAATATGGCGGCCATTTTGAATTATGGGATAGAGAAATGAAATCTTGCGTTAAAAAAATTCTTCCAATATTCGGCAGAGTAGTGATATTTTCCACTTCTGATTATTCTTATCATGGACATCCTGATCCTTTAAAGTGCCCTGAAGGGATGACAAGAAAATCACTGGCATTATATTATTATACAAATGGCCGTCCTGCCGAAGAAATTAATACAGGATTAGAGGACCATGATACATTATTCAAAGCAAGACCAAATGAAAAATACATAAAGGGTAAGGAAGGAAGTGTAATAAAAGACATCATAAGAGATTGTTTACCACCTATACTTCTGAAGGTAATTAGAAAAATTAAAAATTAA
- a CDS encoding class I SAM-dependent methyltransferase, translating into MNHNLAEKTFWESLNNNIAFHKVDFNNPIKIWIEKFIEKEKGSCIEIGCFPGRYLTIFGDLGYELNGIDLLPGTDTDLPQWLVKEKYKVGKFIRANFLEYDFTNQQFDIVYSLGFIEHFTDWESVVIKHSTLVKENGFIIIETPNFRGIIQRILHYTLDKINLKRHNIHSMNPDKWEQLLIQEGFTIIDKGYFQGFDFWVEEQKRNQLKKFLIKVIYKVLPLLKKILIFNSKHFSPFCGIVAKKK; encoded by the coding sequence ATGAATCATAATTTAGCTGAGAAAACTTTCTGGGAATCTTTAAATAATAATATTGCTTTTCATAAGGTAGATTTCAATAATCCTATTAAAATATGGATTGAAAAATTTATAGAAAAAGAAAAGGGAAGTTGTATTGAAATCGGGTGCTTCCCGGGAAGGTACTTAACAATTTTCGGAGATTTGGGATATGAACTCAATGGGATTGACTTATTGCCCGGTACAGATACTGACTTGCCTCAATGGCTGGTGAAAGAAAAATACAAAGTCGGTAAATTTATTAGGGCGAATTTTTTAGAATATGATTTTACCAATCAGCAATTTGATATTGTATATTCACTTGGCTTTATTGAACATTTTACTGATTGGGAAAGTGTAGTAATAAAACATTCCACCTTAGTTAAGGAGAACGGATTTATTATTATTGAAACTCCAAACTTCAGAGGTATTATTCAAAGAATATTACATTATACATTAGATAAAATAAATTTAAAAAGACATAACATTCATTCTATGAATCCTGACAAATGGGAACAACTATTAATACAAGAAGGATTCACGATTATAGATAAGGGCTATTTTCAGGGATTTGATTTTTGGGTAGAGGAACAAAAAAGAAACCAGCTCAAAAAATTTCTGATTAAAGTAATATATAAAGTTTTGCCGCTGTTAAAAAAAATACTCATTTTTAATAGTAAACACTTTTCACCATTTTGCGGGATTGTCGCAAAAAAGAAATAG
- a CDS encoding ABC transporter ATP-binding protein — translation MLEIKNISKKFRIRHEQQPYLSLRDSITSFFKNPVSNIQYPASEEFWALKDISFDVVPGESIGIIGKNGAGKSTLLKILSKITPPTEGKIISRGRIASLLEVGTGFHPELTGRENVFLNGSILGMKRKEIQNKFDEIVDFSGVEKFLDTPLKHYSSGMQLRLAFAVAAFLEPEILMIDEVLAVGDVDFQKKCIKKMDDVSKKDGRTILFVSHDLGLILSICNNCILIDNGKIIMNANTQSVIEKYKMSIITQSNNPNLPIKVKGYFQNDKSWNDESNLIIEIVWPKYFLKPGWECDITCYTTNRVKIFSIASHLFDNFKSSNPEINTILFDIKSCNFAERNYLIDVGIREGRNVPYSYVIENSITINPSNPELPKYKRQDVICVPQARIELSTK, via the coding sequence ATACTTGAAATAAAAAACATCTCTAAAAAATTTCGTATCCGTCACGAACAGCAGCCCTATTTAAGTTTGCGCGACTCAATAACATCTTTTTTTAAAAATCCAGTATCCAATATCCAGTATCCAGCATCCGAAGAGTTTTGGGCTTTGAAAGATATTTCCTTTGATGTTGTTCCCGGAGAATCCATCGGCATCATCGGAAAAAACGGAGCAGGAAAATCCACTCTGCTGAAAATCTTATCCAAGATAACTCCCCCCACAGAAGGAAAAATAATTTCAAGAGGAAGGATTGCGAGTTTATTGGAAGTTGGCACAGGATTTCACCCGGAACTCACAGGAAGAGAAAATGTTTTTCTGAACGGCTCTATTCTCGGAATGAAACGAAAGGAAATACAAAACAAGTTTGATGAGATTGTTGATTTCAGTGGTGTAGAAAAATTTCTGGATACTCCCTTAAAACATTATTCCAGCGGAATGCAGTTGCGGCTTGCTTTTGCTGTCGCTGCGTTTCTTGAACCGGAAATATTGATGATTGATGAAGTGCTTGCTGTTGGAGATGTAGATTTTCAAAAAAAGTGCATTAAAAAAATGGATGATGTAAGTAAAAAGGATGGAAGAACTATTTTATTTGTAAGTCACGATTTGGGTTTAATATTATCCATATGCAACAATTGTATTTTGATTGATAATGGAAAAATAATAATGAACGCCAATACTCAAAGTGTAATTGAAAAATATAAGATGTCTATTATTACTCAAAGTAACAATCCTAATCTGCCAATTAAAGTTAAAGGATATTTTCAAAACGATAAATCATGGAATGATGAAAGCAATTTAATTATTGAAATCGTATGGCCAAAATATTTTTTGAAGCCGGGATGGGAATGCGATATTACATGCTACACAACTAATAGAGTTAAAATTTTTTCTATTGCAAGTCATCTGTTTGATAATTTTAAGTCAAGTAATCCGGAAATCAATACTATTCTTTTTGATATTAAGAGCTGCAATTTTGCGGAAAGAAATTATCTTATAGATGTAGGTATACGAGAAGGCAGAAATGTGCCTTATTCTTATGTTATTGAAAACAGCATAACAATTAATCCATCAAACCCTGAACTCCCAAAATATAAAAGGCAAGATGTTATTTGTGTCCCCCAAGCAAGAATTGAACTATCTACAAAATGA
- a CDS encoding acyltransferase, with translation MKEGGFYIKGLDTLRAIAALAVVIYHIELFKKKYNTSNYFDYPFFANTGGCIAVILFFVLSGYLITLLLLKEKTIYKKISLKKFYIRRMLRIWPLYYIILIVSIILLDYTPTTFALVLCFTIFPNISHALGYGWEASPQIWSIGVEEQFYLVWPFIIKYLKKKYLIVFLVTFFIAFTILPHIILFALNRVYPNQQLMDFTFKFFYGTKFNCIAVGAFFAVIYHNKSKVLNILDNNLILIGSFMTATTLWCIGFQIKYFTSEFYAVLFGLLILTTSINSKFNFEPSVFKFLGKISYGLYMYHWIIIELIMRNFSLYFTKTSVISNIVLYVSILTMTIITASLSYFYIEKRILKIKNKFRAI, from the coding sequence ATGAAGGAAGGTGGCTTTTACATAAAAGGACTTGATACCCTTAGGGCGATCGCGGCACTTGCAGTAGTCATTTACCATATTGAACTTTTTAAAAAAAAGTATAACACATCAAATTATTTTGATTATCCATTTTTCGCTAACACAGGGGGGTGCATTGCGGTTATTTTGTTTTTTGTTTTAAGCGGATATTTAATTACACTTCTTTTATTAAAAGAAAAAACAATCTATAAGAAAATAAGTTTAAAAAAATTTTACATACGAAGGATGCTTAGAATTTGGCCTTTATATTATATTATATTAATTGTGTCCATAATTTTACTTGACTATACCCCCACCACATTTGCACTGGTATTATGCTTTACAATTTTTCCTAATATATCACACGCGTTAGGTTACGGATGGGAAGCAAGCCCACAAATTTGGTCTATTGGCGTAGAAGAACAATTTTATCTTGTATGGCCGTTTATCATTAAATATCTAAAGAAAAAATACTTAATAGTATTTTTAGTAACATTTTTTATTGCATTTACAATTTTGCCGCATATCATTTTGTTTGCTTTAAACAGAGTATATCCGAATCAGCAATTAATGGATTTCACATTCAAATTCTTTTATGGGACAAAGTTTAATTGCATAGCAGTTGGTGCTTTTTTCGCTGTGATTTATCATAATAAAAGCAAGGTGCTGAATATTTTGGACAATAACTTGATTCTTATCGGTTCTTTTATGACTGCAACTACATTATGGTGCATAGGATTTCAAATAAAATATTTTACTTCAGAATTTTATGCCGTACTTTTTGGTTTATTAATATTGACTACTTCTATAAATAGCAAATTTAATTTCGAACCATCCGTGTTTAAATTTCTCGGAAAAATATCATACGGTTTATATATGTACCACTGGATAATAATCGAGTTAATTATGAGAAATTTTTCACTTTACTTTACGAAAACATCAGTCATAAGTAACATAGTGCTTTATGTAAGCATATTAACAATGACAATAATTACAGCATCATTATCCTATTTTTATATAGAAAAAAGAATATTAAAAATTAAAAACAAATTCCGTGCAATATAA
- a CDS encoding methyltransferase domain-containing protein: MKLPRHKKRNLLLSVIYRLHKIFFLSKNTKLKLYLNLEWIFDRLAHEMSFKVYAPDKHPFRIHSKKFILEFINENHSVLDLGCHIGDISFIIAQKAKKVIGIDYSKDAITKAKIKYQKDNLIFHHCEASEFLKNNKEHFDILILSHILEHLNNPEEFLLKYKNYFNHIYIEVPDFDRYYLNHYRKDLGLNLIYSDEDHISEFDRYELNKLLNHCGLKILKAEYIFGMQKIWCEVNKD; encoded by the coding sequence ATGAAACTTCCACGGCATAAAAAAAGAAATTTATTATTATCAGTTATATATAGATTACATAAAATATTTTTCCTTAGCAAGAATACAAAACTTAAACTCTACCTGAATTTAGAATGGATTTTCGACAGATTGGCACACGAAATGTCTTTTAAAGTTTATGCACCAGATAAACATCCATTCAGAATCCATTCTAAAAAATTTATTCTTGAGTTTATCAATGAAAATCACAGTGTGTTGGATTTGGGCTGCCACATAGGTGATATTAGTTTCATTATCGCACAGAAAGCAAAAAAAGTCATTGGGATTGATTACAGCAAAGATGCAATTACAAAAGCAAAAATAAAATATCAAAAAGATAATTTGATTTTCCATCACTGCGAAGCATCAGAGTTTTTAAAGAATAACAAAGAGCATTTTGACATTTTAATTCTATCGCATATTCTGGAGCACTTAAATAATCCGGAGGAATTTCTTTTAAAGTATAAAAACTATTTTAATCACATCTACATTGAAGTACCTGATTTTGATAGGTATTATTTGAATCATTACAGAAAAGATTTAGGATTAAATTTGATTTATTCAGATGAAGACCATATATCAGAATTTGACAGATATGAACTAAATAAATTATTGAATCATTGCGGCTTAAAAATATTAAAAGCAGAATACATTTTCGGCATGCAAAAAATCTGGTGTGAAGTTAATAAGGACTGA
- a CDS encoding ABC transporter permease, with protein MQYEIKPVSKISLGLKELREFRELFYFFTWRDIKVKYKQTVLGVLWAILQPFMLMVVFTLFFSKGLNVPSDNIPYPVFVYSGLLLWNIFSSGLSSASNSMVSNAGIIKKIYFPRLIIPMSSILVALFDFFMALVVYIGILIYYRHPVDATIVIYLPLSILITIMSTFGLGTLLAALNIKYRDFRYIIPFFIQILLFLTPVIYPVSIIKYEWAQKILSLNPMAGAIELIRSPVTHAALNIQLVITSIFVSVLLFFAGLFYFRKTEYYFADLA; from the coding sequence ATGCAATACGAAATTAAACCAGTCAGCAAAATCTCTCTCGGATTAAAAGAACTCCGGGAATTCCGCGAGTTGTTTTATTTTTTCACATGGCGCGATATTAAAGTAAAATATAAGCAAACTGTTCTCGGTGTGCTTTGGGCGATTCTCCAGCCGTTCATGCTGATGGTAGTGTTTACTTTATTTTTCAGCAAAGGACTGAATGTTCCATCCGATAATATCCCTTATCCTGTTTTTGTTTATTCGGGATTACTGCTTTGGAATATTTTTTCTTCCGGACTTTCCAGCGCATCCAACAGCATGGTGTCAAACGCAGGCATCATCAAAAAAATTTATTTTCCGAGATTAATCATTCCTATGTCTTCCATATTGGTTGCGCTGTTTGATTTTTTCATGGCGCTTGTTGTTTACATCGGCATTTTAATTTACTATCGTCATCCGGTTGATGCAACCATTGTGATTTATCTTCCGTTAAGTATTCTCATCACCATCATGTCCACCTTTGGATTGGGAACATTGCTCGCAGCATTAAATATAAAGTACCGCGATTTCCGCTACATAATTCCATTTTTCATACAGATATTATTATTTCTTACTCCTGTGATTTATCCTGTGTCCATCATAAAATATGAATGGGCGCAAAAAATTCTTTCGCTCAACCCAATGGCTGGAGCCATTGAGTTGATTCGCTCGCCTGTTACACATGCAGCGCTGAACATTCAATTAGTTATTACCAGCATATTTGTTTCTGTTCTATTATTTTTTGCGGGATTATTTTATTTCAGAAAAACGGAATATTATTTTGCTGACCTCGCGTAG
- a CDS encoding glycosyltransferase, with translation MITHSNPIGISVLVFGYNSAPRLEKVLTHISNQKISHSIKWEVILMDNASKDNTTEMGKNIWNKIGNNIPFKTIIEQKEGLVYSRITAIENSTYEYLIFVDDDNLLDSNYLQCACELMSANISIGALGGKIEPVYEVSPSVWLTQIENCLAVGEQGNGTEDISEKKGFVWGAGMVLRKSAYQKLINAGFNFFIINNKKKLVGYGDDYELCLFLRLAGYKIFYSEKLILQHIIVKSRLEWNHIKKLYKKFGISSIPVDSVFFYLKNNQQKSFPEFVCLWNMFSAVKNILYNFIKLSYSDSSKLILLDIKYFEGRFYSLIKSFFSYRKYYNNTFAIKKKLDGINF, from the coding sequence ATGATTACACATTCAAATCCTATTGGCATAAGTGTTCTTGTTTTTGGCTACAATAGCGCTCCTCGTTTAGAAAAAGTTCTGACTCATATTTCCAATCAAAAAATTTCCCATTCTATAAAATGGGAAGTAATATTAATGGACAATGCTTCAAAAGACAATACAACAGAAATGGGAAAAAACATATGGAATAAAATTGGAAATAATATTCCCTTCAAAACAATTATTGAACAAAAAGAAGGTCTTGTTTATTCAAGAATTACTGCAATTGAAAATTCAACTTATGAATATTTAATATTTGTGGATGATGATAATTTATTAGACAGCAATTACCTTCAATGCGCTTGTGAATTAATGTCAGCAAATATTTCTATTGGAGCATTGGGGGGAAAAATTGAACCCGTTTATGAAGTTTCACCTTCTGTTTGGCTAACACAAATTGAAAACTGTCTTGCTGTTGGCGAACAAGGAAACGGCACAGAAGATATTTCTGAAAAGAAGGGTTTTGTCTGGGGTGCTGGAATGGTTCTTAGAAAATCGGCATATCAGAAATTAATAAATGCAGGATTCAATTTTTTTATCATTAATAATAAAAAGAAATTAGTAGGATATGGCGATGATTATGAACTTTGCTTATTTCTGCGATTAGCGGGATATAAAATTTTTTACTCTGAAAAATTAATCTTACAACACATTATAGTAAAAAGCCGTTTAGAATGGAACCACATAAAAAAACTGTATAAGAAATTCGGAATATCCAGCATTCCGGTTGATAGTGTGTTTTTTTACTTAAAAAATAATCAGCAAAAAAGTTTTCCCGAATTTGTATGTTTATGGAATATGTTTTCCGCTGTTAAAAATATTTTATACAACTTCATTAAACTTTCTTATTCTGATTCCTCAAAATTAATTTTATTGGATATAAAATATTTTGAAGGGCGATTTTATTCTTTAATAAAATCTTTTTTCAGTTATAGAAAATATTATAACAATACTTTTGCTATTAAGAAAAAATTGGACGGAATTAATTTTTAA
- a CDS encoding glycosyltransferase family 4 protein translates to MRVLISITNLETGGAQMFVLHLASALAEKHTVYLYDQRPEDRNHQFVKNNVSKKVNIISYTSNRLLLKVIWKIKRTIDQVGFNFNLRDWLNELYFKNVIKKYKIEVVHSHLALSDYIVCKTLKAVKMPLVITVHGCYDIDKTSENNPYNITAVNNIPALVKKVNAIVYLTDKNLFSFKPYIQNEKILTKKIYNGFNFIGSPIQKSDVRKKYKIDENDFIFVMAARGYKEKGWKEAIKSFINIQGKSLNTYLFLLGDSPYIQELKLRYKHIKNIFFWGNIASPLEILSICNIGLLPSYRECLPNAIVEYLYCGLPVIATKTGEIESMITYNNNKAGILINLLQNGQPDINEITEAMLYYINNPEARKEQNEIAKNAAKKFNMTKCIEAYTSLYNELLSVTAQ, encoded by the coding sequence ATGAGGGTATTAATTTCCATTACAAATCTTGAAACTGGCGGGGCGCAGATGTTTGTTTTGCATCTCGCCTCGGCATTGGCAGAAAAACATACGGTTTATTTATATGACCAACGACCGGAAGACAGAAATCACCAATTTGTAAAAAATAATGTTTCGAAAAAAGTAAATATTATTTCATACACATCTAATCGTTTACTGCTAAAAGTTATTTGGAAAATAAAAAGAACAATCGATCAAGTGGGATTTAATTTTAATCTCAGAGATTGGCTCAATGAGTTGTATTTTAAGAATGTTATTAAAAAGTATAAAATAGAGGTTGTTCATAGTCACCTTGCATTATCTGATTATATAGTTTGCAAAACGCTTAAAGCGGTAAAGATGCCTCTTGTAATTACAGTGCACGGATGTTATGATATTGATAAAACATCTGAAAATAATCCTTATAATATAACAGCAGTTAATAATATTCCGGCATTAGTCAAAAAAGTTAATGCAATAGTATATTTAACTGATAAAAATCTTTTTTCATTTAAACCATATATTCAAAATGAAAAAATATTAACAAAAAAAATTTACAATGGTTTTAATTTTATTGGTTCACCAATTCAAAAATCAGATGTAAGAAAGAAATATAAAATAGATGAAAATGATTTTATATTCGTAATGGCTGCAAGAGGATATAAAGAAAAAGGATGGAAAGAAGCAATAAAATCATTTATTAATATTCAAGGTAAATCTTTAAATACTTATTTATTTTTACTTGGAGATAGCCCATATATTCAGGAACTCAAACTAAGATATAAGCATATAAAAAATATTTTCTTTTGGGGAAATATTGCATCTCCTTTGGAAATATTATCTATTTGCAATATTGGGCTTCTTCCTTCCTATCGCGAATGTCTTCCTAATGCAATTGTAGAATATCTTTATTGCGGACTTCCAGTCATTGCAACAAAAACAGGAGAGATAGAATCTATGATTACATATAATAATAATAAAGCAGGCATTTTAATAAATCTTTTGCAAAATGGACAACCTGACATAAATGAGATAACTGAAGCAATGCTTTATTACATTAATAACCCTGAAGCAAGAAAAGAGCAAAACGAAATTGCAAAGAATGCTGCAAAAAAATTCAATATGACTAAATGCATTGAAGCATATACATCGTTATACAACGAATTACTTTCGGTAACAGCCCAATGA